The segment CGGCGCGCGGAAGCTGTCGGTGAAGTGGAAGAGGAAGCAGGACGCGGCGCAGAGCGCGAGGAGCGCCCTGAGCATCGCGACGCTGACCGCCGAGCAGGTGCCGTCGCCTGAGGCGGCCGGGAGGAGCATCTCGAAGGTCAGCAGCGTGCCCGTGGGGAGGAAGTTGGCCAGCATGGACGTCTTGGAGAGCGTGCTCTGGACGCCCCTCGCCACCAAGCGGCGCTTCCTCCCCGCGCCCGCCGGcggcgagccgccgccgccgcgggcgcgGAGCACCTCGACGGACACCGCACCGGCCGCGGCGACGTTGCTGCGTTCCATGGGCGTTCTTGGCCGGAGAGCGTGGAGTGGAACTGCTTTCTGGCGGCGTTCCCAGAGACTGGAAAAGCAAACGGTTGGTTTGCTGCTCGGTTGTCCATGAGCGCGTTCTTATGTACATGTACGACGCGCGCGTAGTTGGGGAACGTTGGGCAGTGCTTGGAGTTCAAATGACGTGCAAACTGCTGGTACACATAACTGTTCCCTCCGATCCCTTCAAATCAAAATTTTCAAATGCGTGAGTGCATGCCGCGTGCGTCTACTGGCGAGATCGTTGGCGGCCTGCCTGAGCCCAGAGCCGTGCGAGCGCGAGGTTGCCATCCCACGTACTCCCAAACTAAAGTCCACCAGGGAAAGCAGCCCCCCCAGGCCCAGCAGTGTTCACAGGCTAGAACGAATGTGTCTTTCAGCCATTCGATATGTGTCATCGTTGAGCCCAAAACCACCGCCCCAAAATTGATTGTTGAGCAGAAAAATCACGATTGAAAATACcgatcgctgatttattatgagagaaaaatattattggttagcagaaaaaaaatacagcttataagacaagcgaacgtcTACCAAGAGATCGTCGAGGCCGATGGTACGGATAGTTAGAGCAAgcccaacacaacattattgaTTGTTGGCCCTAAACAAAAGTTACAATCCacatagggtgtgtttggttactTGGACTAGCCTAGTCTGGCTTAAATTTTAGGCCAGGCTAGTTCAAGCCTGACTCTAGCAACACAACTTATTGTTGTTTGGTTTACCTGTTTAAGCTAAGCCTGGCTAGCAAATCCATTGTTTGGTTGTCTGGCTAGTAACTGCAAAAGCACGCCGACGAGTATCTCCATcttctcaacgagcctcctctTCTTCTCAACAAGCCACCTCCCTGGCGGCGGCCTCCACGGCGCTCCACCGTAGGTTGTCGGCCCTGTGAGCGGCACGTGCCATCTTGCACATCTCCTCAGCGGCTGTCGTCTCGGTGACGCGGTCCTTGGTCTTCATGGCGAAGGTGGACTGGTACTCGGCCACCTCGCCATCCAGTGCGGCCTCGCAGCTGGCGGCGGGCCGCGACGGAGAGCATGTGGCGGGCGTGCGAGGTCCCCGCCGAGCCAGGAGAGCGCGGACACGGTGAGCGGCGGGTCGTCTGGGCGCGGCTGCTCGCGAGATCCGACCGATGGAATCTCCTCCGTGAGATCGGGTCGGGCGCGGCTGCTCACGTGCTTCTAGTTGAGATCCGCGAGCTCCTCCTCAAGATGCGCGCGTGACGAGGGTCGTGCTGGTCGGAGCTTGGTGGCCGGCGAACCATCCCCTTCCTCGGGCATGGTGACTGGAGCTCAAGGAGGTGCCCGGTGGACCCTCCCCCTCCTCGCATGTGGTCGCCGTAGCGAGGCAGGGCTGACGACGATGGATGGAGCTAAGGATTTGGACGGCACGGAGCCGCGGCGATGGCCGGAGCTGAGGTCGCCGCTGCCTTCTCTCCCCTTCGAGTTCCTTGTGGCAGTGAGGAGCACTGACAGGTGGGCCACATGCTTATACAAGCCAGGCTTAGCTAAAACGTAGGAATTGGGCATCTCCGGCAATGTAGCTTTTCTCCCCCCCTTTTTGGCTTCCACAAGCCTGGCTTAGAGGCTAACCAGGTAACCAAACAGCCTAAAGCTGCATTATGGAAGCCTGGTTAGGCCCTAAGCCAGGTAACCAAACACACTCATAGACATCGATAAAACAagacctccatcttctccatgcATGCCTATTTTCCTTTTAACTCTTAGACCCACCTCTCTCTGCCGTACAGGTAATCCAAAAGCACGCAAAACTTATAGCTAACATAACAAGTTCGTACGAGGGAAACGATGCATTACTAGGACCCTAGAGCAATTGATGTTGTGCTATTGAGGATGAGTTTCTGTAGTCATGTTCTGAGATATAGGCTTCTAAGATAATAATgaggaagagagaagagaaagataGATAGCTGAGTAGAGAGAGTACTTGAAGGATAACACTACTTATTTTACTTTAGACACCTAGGACCATCCAACTCAAAGGAAGGGATGAGAAGAAGAGCTACAAGTTCACCCCAAAGTCATAGAGAATAGAACTAACATGGTGGAATATATAGGCTCGACATGGATGCCACCTTCCAGCTATCACTACGATATTTGGAACTAAATACAAATCAAGGTAACCTCTAGTATGCAGTGACGGAGCCAGCTGTGGGGCTGTTGAAGCTCCAGCCCCCCTATGGCCGAGCTTGATAATAAATTCAGTGACCCAAAACATATATTGTGCAATAAATTAAAATAGAAATTTCATAATGACCTTCGCTAAGAGGTGACTGATATTCTGAACTACATGCGAAAATTAGTGCAATTTGTATTTAATGCCACGAGCGATTTCTTTAAACACAAAAAATGTGGTCGGATCTGCCCACATATATTCAGTTTGCACATGCTCATACTGCTACTTAGGGATTTTTCCTCGTTTAAATGAGAGCTCAAAGCAAggatgaaaaaaagaagaagatgaaaACGAGTTTTACGATGGTTGTGAAAAATACAAACCATCTATTACGAGAGATCGATAAGTGAAAAAAATAAGAGATActgaaaaaaaatactaaaaacTACCAAATAGTTAAAAACAGTATCAAAATATGTGCGATCAGTACCTACACTTTCacattatttttctattttttattttaaaaataaaggGTAACTAGGTTGCAGCTCCACCACGAACAACACGAGCATGGACCGCGGAAGTGATGGAAGTGGCCCTCTAAATAGATACCTGTGGTTCTTCTCTAGTGTAATTTTATGAATTAAATAGACAATTTCttctcttattttttctatttacttcatttagttacactagagaagaacTATGGGTATCCGTTTAGAGCACCGTCCCCATCCTTCTGTGGAAGCCACGAATGCGAGAAGGGACGCTGTCGAGACTCGAGAGATGTACGGGAGGCAGCGCGAGCACGGTGCACAGGAAGCAACAACGCCAACCGAAGGCATTCAAAGGGgacgaggaagaagaagagaacgCCGACGAGTGAGGGAGCCAGCGGTGCAGGAGCGCAGCATGACTCGTGAGCATCGGCGAGTGCCGAAGCCAGAAATTTTTAGAAACTCGAGCAATTTTTATTAAGCAAAAATATTTAACTATAAAATTACagaattttatataaatataaagaaaatattttttaaaattttgcgAGGAGCCGGCCGGCCACCCAGAGCGGCCGGGGCGGTGGCTCTGCCAGTGGCAAGCGTGACAACCGAGAATCCCAGCGCTAGCAGGCTAGAGCGGGCCGGGGACTCCAGAAGGCGACGAGGGCGCGCTACTACTTGGCAGCTGCGGCGTATGGAGGTTCGCGTCACGTTTGCCT is part of the Sorghum bicolor cultivar BTx623 chromosome 10, Sorghum_bicolor_NCBIv3, whole genome shotgun sequence genome and harbors:
- the LOC8081294 gene encoding uncharacterized protein LOC8081294, which gives rise to MERSNVAAAGAVSVEVLRARGGGGSPPAGAGRKRRLVARGVQSTLSKTSMLANFLPTGTLLTFEMLLPAASGDGTCSAVSVAMLRALLALCAASCFLFHFTDSFRAPDGKVYYGFVTPGGLSLFRTGLDGVEVPREERYRLAFVDVVHAVMSVLVFAAVALADYRVSGCLVAGHRKEMGEVMESFPLMVGAVCSGLFLLFPNTRYGIGCLAA